Proteins encoded together in one Neobacillus sp. FSL H8-0543 window:
- a CDS encoding effector binding domain-containing protein, producing the protein MVDCKKVNKIFRVVGIKGGGSFANFGTDVPKLAQQFLTRIDEVENHSGIEVALFEPKRDTNHLDGHYYVGIIVNETLKEIPVGMDYIETTQAYVTTRGKIIHIANLHYHLVKWADDTGYKRDLDSHIVETYHPMENGEEEVEIYLPIHI; encoded by the coding sequence ATGGTGGATTGTAAAAAGGTTAACAAAATCTTTAGAGTTGTAGGCATAAAAGGCGGTGGATCTTTTGCTAATTTTGGTACCGATGTTCCAAAACTTGCCCAGCAATTCTTAACTCGAATAGATGAAGTTGAAAATCATTCGGGTATTGAAGTAGCTCTTTTCGAACCTAAACGGGATACTAACCATCTGGATGGCCACTATTATGTAGGAATAATTGTTAATGAGACTCTAAAAGAGATTCCAGTTGGGATGGATTATATCGAAACTACACAAGCCTATGTTACGACTAGGGGGAAGATCATTCATATCGCTAACCTACATTACCATTTAGTAAAATGGGCAGATGATACGGGTTATAAACGGGATTTAGATTCTCATATTGTTGAAACTTATCATCCAATGGAAAATGGTGAGGAAGAAGTAGAGATTTATTTACCCATCCATATCTAA
- a CDS encoding GNAT family N-acetyltransferase translates to MKQEKRPSVLHPTMELETEYLSFYQEWKASGEAMIPWVIAKDPSDFPVMLEKDENLPEGWVPDSTYWLVNEDNKVLGVVNIRHRLTERLLNEGGHIGYGIRPSERRKGYATKLLELSLEKTKEIGITRVLVVCDEKNTGSAKTIMNNGGVADTDYIEEDGNVIKRFWIEN, encoded by the coding sequence ATGAAACAAGAGAAACGTCCCTCTGTTCTACATCCAACGATGGAGTTGGAGACGGAATATTTATCTTTTTATCAGGAGTGGAAAGCGAGCGGCGAGGCGATGATTCCTTGGGTGATTGCCAAGGACCCTTCGGATTTCCCCGTGATGCTGGAGAAGGATGAAAATCTCCCTGAGGGCTGGGTCCCGGATTCTACTTATTGGTTAGTTAACGAGGATAATAAAGTTCTTGGTGTCGTTAATATCCGCCATCGTTTAACAGAAAGGCTATTGAACGAGGGTGGTCACATCGGCTATGGCATCCGTCCATCCGAGCGCCGAAAAGGATATGCGACGAAATTATTGGAGCTATCCTTAGAAAAGACGAAGGAAATAGGAATCACGAGGGTACTTGTTGTTTGTGATGAGAAGAATACCGGTTCAGCAAAAACGATCATGAATAATGGCGGAGTTGCGGATACGGATTATATTGAGGAAGATGGAAATGTGATCAAGAGGTTCTGGATTGAGAACTAA